The Gemmata palustris genome includes a region encoding these proteins:
- a CDS encoding DUF167 domain-containing protein: MSPAVSPHAEGAALAVRVQPKAKRNAVLGERAGALRVSVTAPPEDGRANDAVLALLREHFKLQRSQLALLSGQTNRNKVILVRGVTPQQLSALIESQASPE, from the coding sequence ATGTCACCGGCAGTTTCGCCACACGCGGAAGGTGCGGCACTCGCGGTTCGCGTGCAGCCAAAAGCGAAGCGGAACGCGGTGCTCGGCGAGCGCGCCGGCGCGCTGAGGGTATCGGTGACCGCGCCGCCCGAAGACGGGCGCGCGAACGATGCGGTACTCGCACTGCTCCGCGAGCACTTCAAACTTCAGCGGTCGCAACTTGCCCTGTTGAGCGGTCAGACGAACCGAAACAAAGTGATTCTCGTTCGCGGGGTCACGCCTCAGCAGTTATCCGCCCTGATTGAGTCACAGGCGTCGCCCGAGTGA
- a CDS encoding carboxylesterase family protein: protein MRQVVAMFALAVSSTVASAAEPEAKEFKADGKTLPYRLMKPADPEAGKKYPLVVILHGAGERGVDNKKQLVWFWKDKQPSVLTRPEVTAAKAFVIVPQCPEGKRWVEVAWEKGSYKSPEISEPLKLTLALTDSLLKDLPIDPDRVYIVGMSMGGYGALDAAQRRPELFAACVPICGAGDVSKAKDIAHVPVWAFHGDADTAVPVSGSREIIDALKKAGAEPKYTEYPKVGHNSWSPAFEEKEFWNWIFSQKRKPKK from the coding sequence ATGCGCCAGGTAGTCGCCATGTTCGCTCTCGCCGTTTCCTCCACGGTTGCGAGTGCTGCAGAACCGGAGGCTAAAGAGTTCAAGGCCGATGGCAAGACGCTTCCGTACCGACTGATGAAACCGGCCGACCCCGAAGCCGGAAAGAAATATCCGCTCGTGGTCATCTTGCACGGGGCGGGCGAGCGCGGCGTCGATAACAAGAAGCAGCTCGTGTGGTTCTGGAAGGACAAGCAACCGAGCGTGCTGACGCGGCCGGAAGTTACCGCGGCGAAGGCGTTCGTAATCGTACCGCAATGTCCAGAAGGCAAGCGATGGGTCGAAGTAGCCTGGGAGAAGGGGAGTTACAAGTCGCCGGAGATCAGCGAACCGCTGAAGCTCACACTCGCGCTGACGGATTCGCTTCTCAAGGATTTGCCCATCGACCCGGACCGCGTGTACATCGTCGGGATGTCGATGGGTGGCTACGGGGCGCTCGACGCAGCGCAACGACGCCCCGAACTATTCGCCGCGTGTGTACCGATTTGCGGCGCTGGGGACGTGAGCAAAGCGAAAGATATCGCCCACGTTCCGGTGTGGGCGTTCCACGGCGACGCCGACACCGCGGTGCCGGTGAGCGGCTCGCGCGAGATCATCGACGCTCTGAAGAAAGCCGGCGCGGAGCCGAAGTACACCGAATACCCGAAAGTGGGGCACAACAGTTGGTCGCCGGCGTTCGAGGAGAAAGAGTTCTGGAACTGGATCTTCTCGCAAAAGCGCAAGCCGAAGAAGTAA
- a CDS encoding serine/threonine-protein kinase → MPAPATVNELLDRLRKSGLVPADRLEGFLAGLQTSSSTPLTTTAVLDRLVNAGMITRFHADKLAAGKYKGFLLGSYLILDQLGAGGMGQVYLAEHAHMRRLVALKVLDPRAFENDPVARERFFREARAAGTLDHPNIVRVFDLCQEGKILYLVMEYVEGLSLQALVTQVAPLDVATACHYARQVAFGLQNAHEMGFVHRDIKPANLLLDRTGVVKILDLGLVRSEADAGTMLTQQLDNKNILGTADYVAPEQAVDSSKVDVRADIYSLGATLYFLLAGRPLFPEGRTAQKLVWQQIKEPVPIARLRPDVPPELAAVIHRMLQKRPADRFSSVAEVFEALAPFDTEDIPPPNPEWMPEAPARVAMARGAPGSSPRASSGHGSRSQIVVAAMRTGTGGSSAAMRKERGDGSGSDAGKVAVPAPGSAIRNSPFNEPTASANGDDTDPQYRPDLDPVPAAPQPARTTTLLIVLSIALVLALLGIVILLLGK, encoded by the coding sequence ATGCCCGCGCCCGCCACCGTTAACGAACTGCTCGACCGGCTCCGCAAGAGCGGGCTGGTCCCGGCGGATCGTCTGGAAGGGTTCCTCGCGGGACTGCAAACGTCCAGTAGCACCCCCCTCACAACAACCGCGGTACTCGATCGGCTCGTGAACGCGGGGATGATTACCCGCTTCCACGCCGACAAGCTGGCCGCCGGGAAGTACAAGGGGTTCCTGCTCGGCAGCTACCTCATCCTGGATCAGCTCGGGGCCGGCGGGATGGGGCAGGTGTACCTCGCCGAGCACGCCCACATGCGGCGTCTCGTCGCGCTGAAGGTGCTCGACCCGCGCGCGTTCGAGAACGACCCGGTGGCCCGCGAGCGGTTCTTCCGCGAGGCCCGCGCCGCCGGCACCCTCGACCACCCGAATATCGTCCGCGTCTTCGATCTGTGCCAGGAAGGGAAGATCCTTTATCTGGTGATGGAGTACGTGGAGGGGCTGAGCCTTCAGGCGCTCGTAACGCAGGTGGCGCCGCTCGACGTGGCCACCGCGTGTCACTACGCCCGGCAGGTCGCGTTCGGACTCCAGAACGCGCACGAAATGGGATTCGTTCACCGCGACATCAAGCCGGCGAACCTGTTGCTCGACCGGACCGGGGTCGTGAAAATTCTCGACCTGGGGCTGGTGCGGTCCGAGGCCGACGCGGGCACGATGCTCACCCAGCAGCTCGACAACAAGAACATCCTGGGGACCGCCGATTACGTCGCGCCCGAGCAGGCGGTAGACAGCTCGAAGGTGGACGTGCGGGCGGACATTTATTCGCTCGGCGCGACGCTATACTTCCTGCTCGCCGGGCGCCCGCTGTTCCCGGAAGGGCGGACCGCGCAGAAGCTCGTGTGGCAGCAGATTAAAGAGCCGGTCCCGATCGCGCGCCTGCGGCCGGACGTGCCGCCGGAACTGGCCGCGGTGATTCACCGGATGCTGCAAAAGCGCCCGGCGGACCGGTTCTCATCGGTTGCGGAAGTGTTTGAAGCGCTGGCCCCGTTCGATACCGAGGACATCCCGCCGCCGAACCCGGAGTGGATGCCCGAAGCCCCGGCGCGGGTCGCAATGGCCCGCGGGGCGCCCGGCTCGTCCCCGCGCGCGTCTTCGGGTCACGGGTCCAGATCTCAGATCGTTGTCGCCGCGATGCGCACGGGGACCGGCGGGTCGTCGGCCGCGATGCGCAAAGAGCGCGGCGACGGTAGCGGGTCCGATGCGGGGAAGGTCGCGGTCCCCGCGCCGGGCTCGGCGATCCGGAACTCACCTTTTAATGAGCCGACCGCGTCTGCGAACGGCGACGACACGGATCCCCAGTACCGGCCGGACCTCGACCCGGTGCCAGCCGCCCCTCAACCCGCACGCACAACGACGCTGCTCATCGTGCTCTCGATCGCTCTCGTTCTCGCGCTCCTGGGGATCGTGATTCTCTTGCTGGGCAAGTAG
- the recA gene encoding recombinase RecA, with translation MAEKGDKLERPKDKHEGRDSKELKTALAAIEKEFGKGSIMSLGDMNGMDIDCISTGALSLDLALGGKGLPRGRVVEIYGAEASGKTTIALHTIAQAQKAGGVAAFIDAEHALDPSWAKRLGVDLDNLLVSQPGYGEEGLRIAEMLIKSNAVDIIVVDSVAALVPKNEIQDSEIGDTKVGLQARLMSQAMRILTPQINKSRTCLVFINQIRQKIGVMYGDPNTTTGGLALKFYASVRMEVKRVTHVKDGEDTIGAETRVRVVKNKIAPPFRNAEFELLHDRGIDFEGDVIKLALEDEVIEKSGAHFSYKEQRLGQGMKNAVEFLRENHAVRDEIVAAVKVKRTPKVVDAAALEATAAQEEAEAAAALAALGEEVEMPVKKKRGKSAE, from the coding sequence ATGGCTGAAAAGGGCGACAAACTGGAGAGGCCGAAGGACAAGCACGAGGGCCGGGACAGCAAGGAGCTAAAAACCGCACTCGCGGCGATCGAGAAAGAGTTCGGAAAAGGGTCCATCATGTCGCTCGGCGACATGAACGGGATGGACATCGACTGCATCTCGACGGGCGCGCTGAGCCTGGACTTGGCCCTCGGCGGCAAGGGCCTTCCGCGCGGGCGCGTGGTGGAGATCTACGGGGCGGAAGCCAGCGGCAAAACGACCATCGCGCTCCACACGATCGCGCAGGCGCAGAAGGCCGGCGGGGTGGCCGCGTTCATCGACGCGGAACACGCCCTCGACCCGAGCTGGGCGAAGCGCCTGGGCGTGGATTTGGACAACCTGCTCGTCTCGCAGCCCGGGTACGGCGAAGAAGGTCTGCGGATCGCCGAGATGCTCATCAAGTCGAACGCGGTGGACATCATCGTCGTGGACTCGGTCGCCGCTCTCGTTCCCAAGAACGAAATCCAGGACAGTGAGATCGGCGACACGAAGGTCGGGCTCCAGGCCCGGCTCATGAGCCAGGCGATGCGTATCCTCACGCCGCAGATCAACAAGAGCCGCACCTGCCTGGTGTTCATCAACCAGATCCGGCAGAAGATCGGCGTGATGTACGGCGACCCGAACACCACGACCGGCGGGCTGGCGCTCAAGTTCTACGCGAGCGTGCGGATGGAAGTGAAGCGCGTCACGCACGTGAAGGACGGCGAAGACACGATCGGTGCGGAGACCCGCGTGCGCGTGGTGAAGAACAAGATCGCCCCGCCGTTCCGCAACGCGGAGTTCGAGTTGCTCCACGACCGCGGCATCGACTTCGAGGGCGACGTCATCAAGCTCGCGCTCGAGGACGAGGTCATCGAGAAGAGCGGCGCGCACTTCTCGTACAAGGAACAGCGGCTCGGCCAGGGGATGAAGAACGCGGTCGAGTTCCTGCGCGAGAACCACGCGGTGCGCGACGAAATCGTGGCCGCGGTCAAGGTGAAGCGGACGCCGAAAGTTGTGGACGCGGCAGCACTTGAGGCGACCGCCGCTCAGGAAGAGGCCGAGGCCGCCGCCGCGCTCGCGGCGCTGGGCGAAGAGGTCGAAATGCCGGTCAAGAAGAAGCGCGGTAAGTCCGCGGAGTGA
- a CDS encoding lipid II flippase MurJ, with protein sequence MAALVVSFFLAPYLVQSLGGARYGVWCVVESVLAYFTLFDLGIAACLVRFVAKLHPTGDRNELSKLVSACFGLFVLAGAGVMLLGGALVPFVAPGLERELNEAGDVLPFMLLMLANLAFTLPLSVFPTILDGLQRFGTKSAGRLVCLALRVAGIVWVMETRPGLLSLALVFTAANLLEHALMALACFRFLPGLRLSHKLIDRPTLKEVRGYSIDAFLAMIAGRITGQTGTIVVGGFVTAAAAGHYAIAMRLVDMAKNLLRAATTTLTPAVSEREAVGDFDGVRRVLLEGTRWVLYLVLPIHLGLLFFGAPFLARWMGNSQYAEWCYPAMAILSATLTIGVAQSVASRILYGMGKLKLFARLALVEAVVNLALSLALVGPLGPVGVAIAVAVPNVLFCLFVIAYACRMLEVGVWHYLRVGWLKPVCVTAIPAMVWSFVAPVEAEWFAIAFGVGIGLVPFVLGVAAIELAPRIMLIRTGITRATPVTQSGRITAEA encoded by the coding sequence GTGGCGGCGCTCGTGGTCAGTTTCTTTCTCGCGCCGTATCTCGTGCAATCACTTGGGGGGGCGCGTTACGGCGTGTGGTGCGTCGTCGAATCCGTTCTCGCGTATTTCACGCTCTTTGATCTCGGCATCGCGGCGTGCCTCGTGCGATTCGTGGCGAAATTACACCCGACCGGTGATCGCAACGAACTCAGTAAGCTCGTGTCCGCGTGCTTCGGGCTGTTCGTGCTCGCCGGCGCGGGTGTGATGCTGTTGGGTGGCGCGCTCGTACCGTTCGTTGCTCCCGGCCTGGAACGAGAGCTCAACGAAGCCGGGGACGTACTGCCCTTTATGCTGCTCATGCTCGCGAACCTCGCTTTTACCCTTCCGTTGAGCGTGTTCCCCACGATTCTTGATGGCCTTCAGCGGTTCGGTACGAAGAGCGCGGGTCGGCTCGTGTGTCTTGCACTTCGTGTTGCTGGCATTGTTTGGGTGATGGAAACACGGCCGGGGTTGCTCTCCTTGGCGCTCGTGTTCACCGCGGCAAACTTGCTCGAACACGCACTTATGGCGCTGGCGTGCTTTCGTTTCCTGCCGGGTCTGAGGCTTTCGCACAAACTCATCGATCGGCCCACGCTGAAGGAAGTGCGGGGCTACAGCATTGATGCGTTCCTCGCGATGATCGCGGGGCGCATCACGGGGCAAACGGGAACGATTGTTGTGGGCGGATTCGTTACGGCCGCTGCCGCCGGGCATTATGCGATCGCGATGCGGCTTGTGGATATGGCGAAGAACCTGCTCCGCGCTGCGACCACGACTCTGACCCCCGCGGTGAGCGAGCGCGAGGCCGTCGGTGATTTCGACGGCGTGCGCCGGGTGCTGCTCGAAGGTACGCGCTGGGTATTGTACCTCGTGCTCCCGATTCACCTCGGTTTACTGTTCTTCGGTGCGCCGTTTCTCGCGCGCTGGATGGGCAACTCGCAGTACGCCGAGTGGTGCTATCCCGCGATGGCTATTCTCTCCGCGACGCTCACCATCGGTGTCGCGCAATCGGTCGCGTCGCGCATCCTGTACGGGATGGGAAAGCTGAAACTCTTCGCCCGGCTCGCGCTCGTCGAAGCGGTGGTGAACCTCGCGCTCAGCCTCGCGCTCGTAGGGCCGTTGGGTCCGGTGGGTGTTGCCATCGCCGTGGCCGTGCCGAACGTGCTGTTCTGTCTGTTCGTGATTGCTTACGCCTGCCGCATGCTGGAGGTGGGAGTGTGGCACTACCTGCGCGTGGGTTGGCTGAAGCCCGTGTGCGTGACAGCTATTCCCGCAATGGTGTGGAGTTTCGTCGCGCCGGTCGAAGCGGAATGGTTCGCGATCGCATTCGGTGTAGGAATCGGGTTGGTGCCGTTCGTACTTGGTGTTGCAGCAATCGAACTCGCCCCGCGGATCATGCTCATTCGTACCGGAATCACTCGGGCGACGCCTGTGACTCAATCAGGGCGGATAACTGCTGAGGCGTGA
- a CDS encoding glycosyltransferase family 2 protein — translation MRVLTAIPVYNEARHVRGVLSEVRRYSPNILVVNDGSTDGTGALLDTEPGLRRIDHPINRGYGAALISAFAFALEHNFDVLVTMDCDGQHQPERIPVLLEAIHDCDIVSGSRYFRDFRQDTPAPSDRRFINATITREINQRYGLDLTDAFCGFKAYRREALQKIQITERGWGMPLQLWVQAARQQLRVKEIGVPRLYLDPNRAFGGVMNDPEQRLAYYRGVLAAAESDVLPAVRAASYCPCPGSC, via the coding sequence ATGCGTGTTCTCACCGCGATTCCCGTTTACAATGAGGCGCGCCACGTGCGCGGCGTACTGTCCGAAGTGCGGCGGTACAGCCCGAATATCCTCGTTGTGAACGACGGTTCTACTGACGGCACCGGCGCCCTGCTCGACACCGAGCCCGGACTTCGGCGGATCGATCACCCGATCAATCGCGGGTACGGGGCCGCGCTCATTTCGGCGTTCGCGTTCGCGCTCGAACACAACTTCGATGTGCTCGTGACGATGGACTGTGACGGTCAGCACCAACCGGAACGCATCCCGGTGCTGCTCGAAGCCATTCACGATTGCGACATCGTGTCCGGCTCGCGGTACTTCCGCGACTTCCGCCAGGATACCCCCGCGCCGTCCGACCGCCGGTTCATCAACGCGACCATCACGCGGGAGATCAACCAGCGGTACGGTCTGGATCTCACGGATGCGTTCTGCGGGTTCAAGGCGTACCGGCGCGAAGCGCTTCAGAAAATTCAGATCACCGAACGCGGATGGGGGATGCCTCTGCAACTGTGGGTACAGGCCGCGCGACAGCAGCTTCGGGTGAAAGAGATCGGCGTCCCGCGCCTGTATTTGGACCCCAACCGTGCGTTCGGCGGCGTGATGAACGACCCCGAGCAGCGGCTCGCGTACTATCGCGGCGTTCTCGCCGCGGCCGAGAGCGACGTGCTGCCCGCGGTCCGCGCTGCGTCCTACTGTCCGTGTCCGGGGTCGTGCTAA
- a CDS encoding TadE/TadG family type IV pilus assembly protein — MRRSHGPARRGVAAVELAFVFLLFVIPLMIGIWEVGRMVQVQQIVSNATREGARLSAQAYTINSSGSPTQIKVTSGTVNVKDAVYDYMYAAGLTNLQPTDVTVTFGFTTPRTTDYVPLSTDPVGTSYPAGSYPTDPCYGEKGMMFTVTVSIPWSRVRWINMGLINPTTVTFTVTWQMLTDDRFQVNTALPTW, encoded by the coding sequence ATGCGCCGATCGCATGGGCCGGCCCGCCGCGGCGTCGCCGCCGTCGAACTCGCCTTCGTGTTCCTGCTGTTCGTGATCCCGCTGATGATCGGCATCTGGGAAGTCGGGCGCATGGTGCAGGTGCAGCAGATCGTGAGCAACGCGACCCGCGAGGGCGCGCGCCTGTCCGCCCAGGCGTACACGATCAACAGTTCCGGCAGCCCGACCCAAATCAAGGTGACCAGCGGCACGGTGAACGTTAAGGATGCGGTGTACGACTACATGTACGCCGCCGGGCTGACGAACCTCCAGCCGACCGACGTGACCGTGACGTTCGGGTTCACGACGCCCCGCACCACCGACTACGTCCCGCTCTCGACCGACCCGGTCGGCACCAGTTACCCGGCCGGCAGTTACCCGACGGACCCGTGCTACGGGGAAAAGGGGATGATGTTCACCGTCACGGTCAGCATCCCCTGGAGCCGGGTGCGGTGGATCAACATGGGCCTGATTAACCCGACGACCGTGACGTTCACGGTCACCTGGCAAATGCTGACCGACGACCGGTTCCAGGTGAACACCGCCCTGCCCACTTGGTAG
- a CDS encoding TadE/TadG family type IV pilus assembly protein, whose protein sequence is MLVTRLRRKHRRGMTVVESALVLSVFMLLLFGMFEYCRFLMVLHISNNAARDGARYAVVNLDKPSTFDDTDYTDASGTIYLSIQNYTTARMGGMQKNIEGFQVAAYAVDQSGLALSPPVVRPKAKSTAPAGTYPNPFNASDPYAVPWNTAVFTEKIAVTIDGNYRPLLPTLMLMPTLISVKTTAIMGSEG, encoded by the coding sequence ATGCTCGTAACCCGACTCCGCCGAAAGCACCGTCGCGGGATGACCGTCGTCGAGTCGGCGCTGGTCCTGTCGGTCTTCATGCTGCTCTTGTTCGGCATGTTTGAGTATTGCCGGTTCCTCATGGTGCTGCACATCAGCAACAACGCGGCGCGCGACGGCGCGCGGTACGCCGTGGTGAACCTGGACAAACCCTCGACGTTCGACGACACCGACTACACGGATGCGTCGGGCACGATCTACCTGTCCATTCAGAACTACACCACGGCCCGAATGGGCGGCATGCAGAAGAACATTGAGGGGTTCCAGGTCGCCGCCTACGCGGTCGATCAGTCGGGGCTGGCACTCAGTCCACCGGTCGTGCGCCCGAAGGCCAAGTCCACCGCGCCCGCCGGGACGTACCCGAACCCGTTTAACGCCTCCGACCCTTATGCGGTACCGTGGAACACCGCGGTCTTTACCGAGAAAATCGCCGTGACGATCGACGGCAATTATCGCCCGCTCTTACCCACGCTCATGCTCATGCCCACGCTGATATCCGTGAAAACGACGGCGATCATGGGAAGCGAAGGCTAG
- a CDS encoding UbiA-like polyprenyltransferase: MPTVVHKLLELIRFSHTIFALPFAILAAALAWKDEPFRWQDLLGILLCMVFARSAAMAFNRIVDRRIDAANPRTAGRHLPAGTLRVGTVWAFTLVCCLGFVASTLLFYAREPENPWPLYCSTPVLLFVLGYSLAKRFTSLAHFWLGGALMLAPVAAWVAVKGLTEMTVPLLLGSAVAFWVAGFDILYACQDAKFDADAGLHSVPARFGVPKSLRIAALCHAVMFGLLVGLYFASPHLDWVFLAGLIAVGVLLVYEHSLVRADDLTRVNRAFFHVNGVISLGLLAVVLVQLAVK, translated from the coding sequence ATGCCCACGGTTGTCCACAAGCTGCTGGAGCTGATCCGCTTCAGCCACACGATATTCGCGCTGCCGTTCGCCATCCTCGCGGCGGCTCTCGCGTGGAAGGACGAGCCGTTCCGCTGGCAAGACCTCCTCGGCATCCTGCTCTGCATGGTGTTCGCACGCAGCGCGGCGATGGCGTTCAACCGGATCGTTGATCGCCGCATTGATGCCGCCAACCCGCGCACCGCGGGGAGACACTTACCGGCCGGAACGCTCCGGGTCGGTACGGTGTGGGCGTTCACGCTGGTGTGCTGCCTGGGGTTCGTGGCGTCCACGCTGCTCTTTTACGCGCGCGAGCCCGAAAACCCGTGGCCGCTGTACTGCAGCACTCCGGTACTGCTGTTCGTACTGGGATACTCGCTCGCGAAGCGGTTCACGAGCCTCGCGCACTTCTGGCTCGGTGGCGCGCTCATGCTCGCTCCCGTCGCGGCGTGGGTCGCGGTGAAGGGGCTGACCGAAATGACGGTCCCACTCCTACTCGGCAGCGCGGTCGCGTTTTGGGTGGCCGGGTTCGATATCCTCTACGCCTGCCAGGACGCGAAGTTCGACGCGGACGCGGGCCTGCACAGCGTGCCCGCACGGTTCGGCGTGCCCAAAAGTCTGCGCATCGCGGCTCTGTGTCACGCGGTAATGTTCGGGCTGCTCGTGGGGTTGTACTTCGCCTCGCCGCACCTGGACTGGGTGTTCCTCGCGGGCCTAATCGCGGTCGGCGTGCTGCTCGTATACGAACACAGCCTAGTGCGCGCGGACGATCTCACGCGCGTGAACCGCGCGTTCTTTCACGTCAACGGCGTGATTAGTTTGGGGCTACTCGCGGTGGTGCTGGTGCAGTTAGCGGTCAAGTAG
- a CDS encoding methyltransferase → MSRSGRPTDDKPLPALYAMTHGGIESTAADEITRDIGGEVKKTARGLVVFRMDTLSDKVLSLRTTEDVFLMAWGSDSLTYKSEDLETLRTWTARKPDWEHLFKLHHKIRPKTKGRPTYHIVCQMQGEHGFRRADARGAFIEGLAGKIPHGWHYSNENAWLEIWLTIYSKTAVCGVRLSDRTMRHRTYKLEHVAASLRPTVAAAMVRLAGIGPDMTVLDPFCGAGTILAESLNVAEKRNRGGLEQVRVIGGDIDPNAVFVTSQNLENVGRAALARWDATALPLETASVDRIISNPPFGKQLSSIEQIGPLYEAAAEEWNRVLKPGGRAVLLAMEHEGLKRVLQSHRWSQARQTRVRLLGQPAVLSVWNKPLV, encoded by the coding sequence ATGTCCCGCTCCGGACGACCGACCGACGACAAGCCGCTACCGGCGCTCTACGCCATGACGCACGGGGGGATCGAATCCACCGCGGCCGACGAGATCACCCGCGACATCGGCGGCGAGGTGAAGAAGACCGCGCGCGGACTGGTCGTGTTCCGCATGGACACGCTGAGCGACAAAGTGCTGTCGCTCCGGACCACGGAAGACGTGTTCCTGATGGCGTGGGGGTCGGATTCGCTCACGTACAAATCCGAAGACCTCGAGACGCTCCGCACCTGGACCGCGCGCAAACCGGACTGGGAGCACCTGTTCAAGCTCCACCACAAGATCCGGCCCAAGACGAAGGGGCGCCCGACGTACCACATCGTGTGCCAGATGCAGGGCGAACACGGGTTCCGCCGGGCCGACGCGCGTGGGGCGTTCATTGAGGGGTTGGCCGGCAAAATCCCGCACGGATGGCACTACAGCAACGAGAACGCCTGGCTCGAAATCTGGCTGACGATCTACAGCAAGACGGCCGTGTGCGGCGTGCGCCTCTCGGACCGCACGATGCGGCACCGGACGTACAAGCTGGAACACGTCGCCGCGTCGCTGCGCCCCACCGTGGCGGCGGCGATGGTCCGGCTGGCGGGGATCGGGCCGGATATGACCGTGCTCGACCCGTTCTGCGGGGCCGGCACGATTCTGGCCGAATCGCTGAACGTGGCCGAAAAGCGGAACCGCGGGGGGCTGGAGCAGGTCCGCGTAATCGGCGGCGACATCGACCCGAACGCGGTGTTCGTCACGTCACAGAACCTGGAGAACGTCGGCCGCGCCGCTCTCGCGCGCTGGGACGCCACGGCATTGCCGCTGGAAACCGCGAGCGTGGACCGGATCATATCGAACCCGCCGTTCGGTAAGCAGCTCTCGTCCATCGAGCAGATCGGGCCGCTTTACGAAGCCGCAGCAGAAGAGTGGAACCGCGTGCTGAAGCCGGGCGGCCGGGCGGTGCTGCTCGCGATGGAGCACGAGGGACTGAAGCGCGTGCTGCAATCGCACCGCTGGTCGCAGGCGCGTCAGACCCGCGTGCGACTGCTCGGTCAACCGGCAGTTCTGAGCGTGTGGAACAAGCCGCTGGTGTGA
- a CDS encoding serine/threonine-protein kinase encodes MTRPQTVQDVFDALRRDRLVESARLSAFEDRCSAPDVPAVLARLVAGGLLTEFQAGEVALGNSAALWLGNYRALDRLGRGGMGAVFLAEHAVLGKRVAVKVLSAALRADPGARKRFFREARAAATLDHPNIVAVFDVDMAHDPPFLVMEHVDGVSLQEAVARGGTFAAGEVAAVAVQVADGLARAASVGLVHRDIKPANLLVDRRGAVKILDLGIARFTQDDTNSRVNGNEVILGTLDYLAPEQAVDSSEVDIRADIYALGCTLYFLLTGHPPYPGKDLAWKLRAKQTSDPHPLQQLRPDLPVEFALTIHHLMARDRADRCPTPAAVIAALHPWAVPGPEFPGRLFRLTRDSTAHDRSPTDPEPALPDTLRIIKTNARGTPAGITLAPAGDGISAPGADTQAGDTASVSPVGPVEPTPPPLVPSLLPLPDEQGTTPGFTSPLAPARAAPIGAPEPVEPPLTLPVRLPESPRSAPPHPLSRVVGVVGLVVALAAVIAGAAALIALAGQ; translated from the coding sequence ATGACCCGGCCGCAGACAGTACAGGATGTGTTCGACGCCCTCCGCCGCGACCGGCTCGTTGAGTCGGCCCGGCTGTCGGCGTTTGAGGATCGCTGTTCGGCGCCCGACGTGCCGGCGGTGCTCGCGCGCCTGGTGGCCGGGGGGCTGCTCACGGAGTTCCAGGCCGGCGAGGTCGCGCTCGGGAACAGTGCGGCGCTGTGGTTGGGCAACTACCGCGCGCTGGACCGGCTCGGGCGCGGGGGCATGGGGGCCGTGTTCCTGGCCGAGCACGCGGTTCTCGGCAAGCGGGTCGCGGTAAAGGTGCTCTCGGCCGCGCTGCGTGCCGATCCCGGTGCCCGGAAGCGGTTCTTCCGCGAGGCGCGCGCGGCCGCGACCCTCGACCACCCGAACATCGTGGCCGTGTTCGACGTGGACATGGCACACGACCCGCCGTTCCTCGTCATGGAGCACGTGGACGGGGTGAGTTTGCAGGAGGCCGTCGCCCGGGGCGGCACGTTCGCCGCGGGCGAGGTCGCGGCCGTCGCCGTGCAGGTGGCCGACGGGCTGGCCCGGGCCGCGTCCGTGGGGCTGGTCCACCGGGACATCAAGCCCGCCAACCTGTTGGTGGACCGGCGCGGGGCGGTAAAGATATTGGACCTGGGAATCGCCCGGTTCACCCAGGACGACACGAACTCGCGGGTGAACGGCAACGAGGTGATTCTCGGGACGCTCGACTACCTCGCCCCAGAACAGGCGGTGGACAGTTCGGAAGTGGACATCCGTGCTGATATCTACGCGCTGGGCTGTACGTTGTACTTCCTGCTGACCGGGCACCCGCCTTACCCCGGCAAAGACCTGGCGTGGAAGCTGCGGGCCAAGCAGACCAGCGACCCGCACCCGCTCCAGCAGTTGCGCCCCGATCTACCAGTCGAGTTCGCCCTGACGATTCACCACCTCATGGCCCGCGACCGCGCCGACCGGTGCCCGACGCCGGCTGCGGTGATCGCCGCGCTCCACCCGTGGGCAGTGCCGGGACCAGAATTCCCCGGTCGACTGTTCCGCCTCACGCGAGACAGTACGGCCCACGATCGCTCACCGACCGACCCGGAGCCCGCGCTCCCCGACACGCTGCGAATCATCAAGACGAACGCACGCGGTACGCCGGCCGGAATCACTCTGGCCCCGGCCGGGGACGGGATCAGCGCGCCCGGTGCCGATACGCAGGCTGGTGACACGGCAAGCGTGTCACCCGTCGGACCTGTCGAACCGACACCACCACCGCTTGTACCTTCACTCTTGCCCTTGCCCGACGAACAGGGGACGACGCCCGGGTTCACCTCGCCGCTCGCTCCCGCCCGCGCGGCGCCGATTGGCGCGCCGGAACCGGTCGAGCCGCCTCTGACTCTCCCCGTCCGCTTACCCGAATCTCCGCGTTCCGCACCTCCGCACCCACTGTCCCGCGTGGTCGGGGTGGTCGGATTGGTTGTGGCCCTCGCGGCCGTGATCGCCGGTGCCGCGGCGCTGATTGCGCTCGCGGGGCAGTGA